A single genomic interval of Deltaproteobacteria bacterium harbors:
- a CDS encoding cystathionine gamma-synthase family protein, with the protein MSTDKPRSLGTHRLRAESLMMSYGYDPQLSEGALKSPIFQTSTFVFKSAEDGKAFFELAYGLRQKGPTEELGLIYSRLNNPDLEILEDRLTLWDEAEACAVFESGMAAIATTLFEFVRPGDAVLSSAPLYGGTDYLLTHVLARQGIVHLRFPAGASLAEMERAVASGGARPLGAIFVETPANPTNQLVDIGACAELARRLARPERKVPVIVDNTFLGPLWQQPLKHGADLVIYSATKFLGGHSDLIAGACLGSRELIERVRTLRTFLGTMAGPWTGWLLMRSLETLKLRMTCQMKNARYVADFLADHPKVASVHYLGHLREEDPQWALYRKQCASPGSVISFEVVGGEKEAFRLLNELKLIKLAVSLGGTESLAEHPATMTHADVEPDAQRAMGITPAMVRLSVGVEHPEDLLADLAQALEGV; encoded by the coding sequence ATGTCCACGGACAAGCCCCGGTCCCTCGGCACGCACCGCCTGCGCGCCGAATCGTTGATGATGAGCTACGGCTACGACCCCCAGCTCTCCGAGGGGGCGCTGAAGTCCCCGATCTTTCAGACCTCGACCTTCGTCTTCAAGAGCGCCGAGGACGGCAAGGCCTTCTTCGAGCTGGCCTACGGGCTGCGCCAGAAGGGCCCCACCGAGGAACTCGGGCTCATCTACAGCCGCCTGAACAACCCCGACCTCGAGATCCTGGAGGACCGCCTCACGCTCTGGGACGAGGCCGAGGCCTGCGCGGTGTTCGAGAGCGGCATGGCCGCCATCGCCACCACGCTCTTCGAGTTCGTCCGCCCCGGGGACGCCGTCCTCTCCTCCGCTCCGCTCTACGGCGGCACCGACTACCTGCTGACCCACGTCCTCGCCCGCCAGGGGATCGTGCACCTCCGCTTCCCCGCCGGCGCGAGCCTCGCCGAGATGGAGCGGGCGGTGGCCAGCGGCGGAGCGCGGCCGCTCGGCGCGATCTTCGTCGAGACGCCGGCCAATCCGACGAACCAGCTCGTGGACATCGGCGCCTGCGCGGAGCTCGCGCGCCGCCTCGCCCGCCCGGAGCGCAAGGTCCCGGTGATTGTGGACAACACCTTCCTCGGCCCCCTCTGGCAGCAGCCGCTCAAGCACGGCGCGGACCTCGTGATCTACTCGGCTACGAAGTTCCTCGGCGGGCACAGTGACCTCATCGCCGGCGCCTGCCTCGGCTCGCGCGAGCTCATCGAACGCGTGCGCACGCTGCGCACCTTCCTCGGCACGATGGCCGGCCCCTGGACGGGGTGGCTGCTCATGCGGAGCCTCGAGACCCTGAAGCTCCGCATGACCTGTCAGATGAAGAACGCGCGCTACGTGGCGGACTTCCTCGCCGACCACCCCAAGGTGGCGTCCGTGCACTACCTCGGTCACCTGCGCGAGGAGGACCCGCAGTGGGCGCTCTACCGCAAGCAGTGCGCCTCCCCGGGGTCCGTGATCTCGTTCGAGGTCGTGGGAGGCGAGAAGGAGGCCTTCCGCCTGCTGAACGAGCTGAAGCTGATCAAGCTGGCCGTGAGCCTCGGCGGCACCGAGTCCCTCGCCGAGCATCCGGCCACCATGACCCACGCCGACGTGGAGCCCGACGCGCAGCGCGCGATGGGGATCACCCCGGCGATGGTACGACTCTCGGTGGGCGTCGAGCACCCGGAGGACCTGCTGGCCGACCTGGCGCAGGCCCTCGAGGGGGTGTGA
- a CDS encoding tetratricopeptide repeat protein codes for MRTVSCTLIIWAAFALPSGRAAADQASAHLHKAMAHKKEGKADEAIAELKKALEQREAYAAAHHSLGMLYREKGELPKAIQHLERAAQLEPKSAMLHYSLGITYFKADRKQDALRSLTEAARLDPKDVQVQAQLGVLLIRTDPQKAIPYLEAAVKLKPEHPDYAHQLGLAYRRTSANLTAPTQAKQRDDYLRRAERYFLKAAEKKESAELEFDLGALYRRLDKVDEAIKHYEKAIQLKPKMAAAHWDLGHMYVKAKRNDEAIESYKQYLKLAGEGAKDADIAKKRIKELKGSKKK; via the coding sequence GTGCGTACCGTGAGCTGCACGCTGATCATCTGGGCCGCCTTTGCGCTGCCGTCCGGCCGGGCCGCCGCCGACCAGGCCTCGGCCCACCTGCACAAGGCCATGGCCCACAAGAAGGAGGGGAAGGCCGACGAGGCGATCGCCGAGCTCAAGAAGGCGCTCGAGCAGCGCGAGGCCTACGCGGCGGCGCATCACAGCCTGGGGATGCTCTATCGCGAGAAGGGAGAGCTGCCGAAGGCCATCCAGCACCTCGAGCGGGCGGCGCAGCTCGAGCCCAAGTCGGCCATGCTGCACTACAGCCTCGGGATCACCTACTTCAAGGCCGACCGCAAGCAGGACGCGCTGCGCAGCCTGACCGAGGCGGCGCGACTCGACCCGAAGGACGTACAGGTGCAGGCGCAGCTCGGGGTGCTGCTCATTCGCACCGATCCGCAGAAGGCCATCCCGTATCTGGAGGCGGCGGTGAAGCTGAAGCCCGAGCACCCGGACTACGCCCATCAGCTCGGGCTGGCCTACCGGCGTACGAGCGCGAACCTCACCGCGCCCACGCAGGCCAAACAGCGCGACGACTACCTGCGCCGCGCCGAGCGCTACTTTCTCAAGGCGGCGGAGAAGAAGGAGAGCGCGGAGCTCGAGTTCGACCTCGGAGCCCTCTACCGCCGGCTCGACAAGGTGGACGAGGCGATCAAGCACTACGAGAAGGCGATCCAGCTCAAGCCCAAGATGGCGGCGGCCCACTGGGACCTCGGCCACATGTACGTCAAGGCCAAGCGGAACGACGAGGCGATCGAGTCCTACAAGCAGTACCTGAAGCTGGCCGGGGAGGGGGCCAAGGACGCCGACATCGCCAAGAAGCGCATCAAGGAGCTGAAGGGGAGCAAGAAGAAGTAG
- a CDS encoding TIGR04551 family protein: MMRLVSLSAALALLVAAPRAVVAQGLMPQPNPGAGQAPHKEEKEGPAEAAPEGKDGEPELPPLPPWPGQDSKKLQFFQMQGYFRFRAQLFQNVNLGMHNTGGLTAPFNTPLSEQVGSPVSCEKRITKPVPGGGTRGLESGSCPSNTIAGANIRLRLEPTINVAERVSIHTQIDVFDNLVLGSTPQTAVPAGARRTPDLPLSLFNEGQAAPIAGQNTRTPGILAKRAWAEVVTPVGTIKFGRMPNQWGLGLVHNDGSCWDCNYGDSVDRVVFQTTELAKHTFSMGYDFNSTGPTSLTLASGQSYLGGGQAVDMEQLDDIDQLFWIVGRFDKPEVIKDKVEQGELVLNYGLHLTLRKQDFDYAPGVGLGTSTRDYAAAMIERKGWLLMPDLWFKLLWKKLSIEFEGVLVGGRMANISDQNGEDQLSVLQYGWAFRSQYRLLKDALKIGLEVGMASGGEDEAPNGDIDRRRTFPMVDAGFCGATKGRKCKLSEFRFDYDYHVGWLMFREVLGTVANATYFKPSVQYDLFDSLGGRFDLIYALANRPVAYPGNAINLGLEMDLELYYRNVDEGFFAGIRYGVFFPFGGSGALARPADLYFSQAASAAVAQTLQAYMVVKF, translated from the coding sequence ATGATGCGGCTGGTGTCCCTAAGCGCGGCGCTCGCGCTACTCGTAGCGGCACCCCGGGCCGTAGTAGCCCAGGGCCTCATGCCGCAGCCCAACCCGGGCGCCGGCCAGGCTCCTCACAAGGAGGAGAAGGAGGGGCCCGCCGAGGCCGCCCCGGAGGGCAAGGACGGGGAGCCCGAGCTACCTCCGCTGCCCCCCTGGCCAGGACAGGACTCGAAAAAGCTCCAGTTCTTCCAGATGCAGGGGTACTTCCGGTTTCGCGCGCAGCTCTTCCAGAACGTGAATCTGGGCATGCACAACACGGGAGGCCTCACGGCGCCCTTCAACACGCCCCTCTCCGAGCAGGTCGGCTCGCCCGTCAGCTGCGAGAAGCGCATCACCAAGCCCGTGCCGGGCGGCGGCACGCGGGGCCTCGAGTCCGGCTCCTGCCCGAGCAACACCATCGCCGGCGCGAACATCCGGCTGCGGCTGGAGCCCACGATCAACGTGGCCGAGCGCGTCTCCATTCACACCCAGATCGACGTCTTCGACAACCTGGTCCTGGGAAGCACGCCTCAGACGGCCGTCCCCGCGGGAGCCCGTCGCACCCCGGACCTCCCGCTGTCCCTCTTCAACGAAGGGCAGGCCGCCCCCATCGCCGGACAGAACACCCGCACCCCCGGGATCCTGGCCAAGCGCGCCTGGGCCGAGGTCGTCACCCCCGTCGGGACGATCAAGTTCGGGCGCATGCCGAACCAGTGGGGTCTCGGCCTCGTACACAACGACGGGAGCTGCTGGGACTGCAACTACGGAGACAGCGTGGACCGCGTGGTCTTCCAGACCACGGAGCTGGCCAAGCACACCTTCTCCATGGGGTACGACTTCAACTCGACGGGCCCCACCTCGCTCACGCTGGCCTCGGGGCAGAGCTACCTCGGCGGCGGCCAGGCCGTGGACATGGAGCAGCTCGACGACATCGACCAGCTCTTCTGGATCGTGGGCCGCTTCGACAAGCCCGAGGTGATCAAGGACAAGGTGGAGCAGGGCGAGCTGGTGCTGAACTACGGGCTGCACCTCACGCTGCGCAAGCAGGACTTCGACTACGCCCCGGGCGTCGGCCTCGGCACCAGCACGCGCGACTACGCTGCGGCGATGATCGAGCGCAAGGGCTGGCTCCTGATGCCCGACCTCTGGTTCAAGCTCCTCTGGAAGAAGCTCTCCATCGAGTTCGAGGGCGTCCTCGTCGGGGGCCGGATGGCCAACATCTCGGACCAGAACGGCGAGGATCAGCTCAGCGTGCTCCAGTACGGCTGGGCCTTCCGCTCGCAGTACCGGCTGCTGAAGGACGCGCTGAAGATCGGGCTCGAGGTGGGGATGGCCTCCGGCGGCGAGGACGAGGCGCCGAACGGCGACATCGACCGGCGTCGCACCTTCCCGATGGTGGACGCCGGCTTCTGCGGCGCCACCAAGGGCCGCAAGTGCAAGCTCTCCGAGTTCCGCTTCGACTACGACTACCACGTCGGGTGGCTGATGTTTCGCGAGGTGCTCGGCACCGTGGCCAACGCGACCTACTTCAAGCCCTCGGTGCAGTACGACCTCTTCGACAGCCTCGGAGGGCGCTTCGATCTGATCTACGCCCTCGCCAACCGGCCCGTGGCCTACCCCGGCAACGCGATCAACCTGGGGCTGGAAATGGATCTCGAGCTCTACTACCGGAACGTGGACGAGGGCTTCTTCGCGGGGATCCGCTACGGCGTCTTCTTCCCCTTCGGCGGCTCGGGGGCCCTGGCGCGCCCCGCGGACCTCTACTTCTCGCAGGCGGCCAGCGCCGCGGTGGCCCAGACGCTGCAAGCCTATATGGTCGTGAAGTTCTAG
- a CDS encoding putative metal-binding motif-containing protein, with translation MRRAWCSLLCFGASLLVGGGCGGETGLLVAVSGGPVDELEFRLAVKQGDKFLLQPVGAGERHDVRGRDLAARPYELLLRDDAPDGGALEVRVLVLGHRAEAGKLKITRFAVTDPPQAFVRGEVLRRAVILQGFSGANFATAFANGCYRVRVVNKAADLVLPYDQDCDGSNTTDPKPDCNDQDATVHPGAPELCDGKDNNCDRQFAPASMTCYLEAPEGQCRKGSRQCRDAQGSGWDKQCAASERVPHTHCHAAAECGANADPAPCTSQVKRRTVHCTLERQDGGGVCSGGTLALQPPEAGLTSCSWEVYEAGPFAVGLRGAGSTGFGLTTSSCKALLSVEPGPGEPAGGTAVLEFLGPSVASSYVGDLQVTLKVVPSCGTNPLSCSL, from the coding sequence GTGCGACGGGCCTGGTGCAGTCTGCTCTGCTTCGGCGCGTCGCTGCTCGTCGGCGGCGGCTGCGGGGGTGAGACGGGGCTCCTCGTCGCCGTGAGCGGCGGCCCCGTCGACGAGCTCGAGTTTCGGTTGGCCGTGAAGCAGGGGGACAAGTTCCTGCTCCAGCCCGTGGGGGCGGGGGAGCGGCACGACGTGCGGGGGAGAGACCTCGCGGCGCGCCCGTACGAGCTGCTCTTGCGGGACGATGCGCCCGACGGGGGAGCGCTCGAGGTGCGGGTCCTCGTGCTCGGGCACCGGGCCGAAGCGGGGAAGCTCAAGATCACGCGCTTCGCGGTCACGGACCCGCCGCAGGCCTTCGTGCGAGGCGAGGTCCTGCGGCGCGCGGTGATCCTGCAGGGCTTCAGCGGCGCGAATTTCGCCACGGCGTTTGCGAACGGCTGCTACCGGGTGCGCGTCGTCAACAAGGCCGCCGACCTCGTGCTCCCCTACGACCAGGACTGCGACGGCAGCAATACGACGGACCCGAAGCCGGACTGCAACGACCAGGACGCGACGGTGCACCCGGGCGCGCCGGAGCTCTGCGACGGCAAGGACAACAACTGTGACCGGCAATTCGCGCCGGCGAGCATGACCTGCTACCTGGAGGCCCCCGAGGGGCAGTGCCGCAAGGGGAGCCGGCAGTGTCGCGACGCGCAAGGGAGCGGCTGGGACAAGCAGTGCGCGGCCAGCGAGCGGGTGCCCCATACCCACTGCCACGCGGCGGCGGAGTGCGGTGCGAACGCGGACCCGGCCCCCTGCACGAGTCAGGTGAAGCGGCGCACGGTGCACTGCACGCTCGAGCGACAGGACGGTGGGGGAGTCTGTTCGGGGGGGACGCTGGCGCTGCAGCCTCCCGAGGCCGGCCTGACGAGCTGCAGCTGGGAGGTCTACGAGGCGGGCCCGTTCGCGGTGGGGCTGAGAGGGGCGGGGAGCACGGGCTTCGGGCTCACCACGAGCTCGTGCAAGGCGTTGCTCTCCGTCGAGCCGGGACCGGGCGAGCCGGCCGGCGGCACGGCGGTGCTCGAGTTCCTCGGGCCGAGCGTGGCCAGCTCCTACGTGGGAGACCTTCAGGTCACCTTGAAAGTGGTGCCGAGCTGCGGCACGAATCCTCTTAGCTGTAGCCTGTGA
- the nagZ gene encoding beta-N-acetylhexosaminidase, with the protein MTVDLASRIGQLLVVGFDGQTAPDELLARIRRSEVGGVILFSRNLGTVEEVAALTRELRGAAPRGAPLLVSIDQEGGRVQRLKAPVPEWPPMRRVAGLADEALTEAVGHGVGRDLHAVGFNLDFAPVLDVVSSEANTVIGDRAFGSTPDEVVTHALAFARGLERAGVLSCGKHFPGHGGEVADSHHALPVERRGAEALRAIDLVPFREAARADLPMLMTAHVVYEALDPQTTGTFSRRVSTELLREELGYRGVLVSDDLEMAAAADQYEAGEAAVLALAAGVDQLLLCHRRDRQQAAFEALVRRGQDDPRFAARLEEAAERVARLKARLAPPTRLSPEAAGAEVRASGRHAELLARLR; encoded by the coding sequence GTGACCGTGGACCTGGCGTCGCGCATCGGACAGCTCCTCGTGGTGGGCTTCGACGGGCAGACAGCTCCCGACGAGCTGCTCGCGCGGATCCGCCGGAGCGAGGTGGGAGGGGTGATCCTCTTCTCGCGCAACCTCGGCACCGTCGAGGAGGTGGCGGCGTTGACCCGCGAGCTGCGCGGCGCAGCGCCTCGTGGGGCTCCGCTCCTCGTGTCCATCGATCAGGAGGGGGGCCGGGTGCAGCGCCTCAAGGCGCCCGTGCCCGAGTGGCCGCCGATGCGGCGCGTTGCCGGGCTCGCAGACGAGGCGCTCACCGAGGCGGTGGGACACGGGGTGGGGCGGGACCTCCATGCGGTGGGCTTCAACCTGGACTTCGCCCCCGTGCTGGACGTGGTGAGCTCGGAGGCGAACACGGTGATCGGCGACCGCGCCTTCGGGAGCACGCCCGACGAGGTGGTGACCCACGCGCTGGCCTTCGCGCGCGGGCTCGAGCGCGCCGGGGTCCTCTCCTGCGGCAAGCACTTCCCCGGGCACGGCGGGGAGGTGGCCGACAGCCACCACGCGCTGCCCGTGGAGCGCCGGGGGGCCGAGGCGCTGCGGGCGATCGACCTGGTGCCGTTTCGCGAGGCGGCGCGGGCGGACCTGCCGATGTTGATGACGGCCCATGTGGTCTACGAGGCCCTCGACCCGCAGACCACGGGGACCTTCAGCCGGCGCGTCAGCACCGAGCTTCTGCGAGAGGAGCTCGGCTATCGCGGGGTGCTGGTCTCGGACGACCTGGAGATGGCGGCGGCTGCAGATCAGTACGAAGCAGGGGAGGCCGCCGTGCTCGCGCTCGCCGCGGGCGTGGATCAGCTCCTGCTCTGCCATCGGCGGGACCGGCAGCAGGCGGCCTTCGAGGCGCTCGTGCGTCGGGGGCAGGACGACCCGCGGTTCGCCGCCCGGCTCGAGGAGGCGGCGGAGCGGGTGGCCCGGCTGAAGGCCCGGCTCGCACCCCCTACGCGGCTCTCGCCAGAGGCCGCGGGGGCCGAGGTGCGCGCCTCCGGGCGGCACGCGGAGCTGCTGGCGCGACTGCGTTAG
- a CDS encoding MFS transporter yields MINRAEIVDRNYVKLLTEWKEEVPRRAPELPVREGAPLTGAALLELAEAQLVCRHLDLAARELRALDQSYYTIGSAGHEGNAVLGRVTRHTDPALLHYRSGALVAERARQRPEVDVVRDTLLGLVASREEPIAGGRHKVWGSRPLWILPQTSTIASHLPKAVGLAVAIERSRRLAQTPPLPRDSIVLCSFGDASLNHSTAQGAINAALYSAHRRLPVPILFVCEDNGIGISTRTPVDWVRTTCGSRPHLRYFFADGRDLVETHRVAEEAARVCREQRVPVFLHLQVVRLLGHAGSDYEGAYRTKEEIEATEALDPLLATARLVLRAGLASPEELLSRYEALRRRVREEASYAVSRPKLTSAAEVLEPLAPHHPDRVATEAGRPLAEEQRALAFGSGAQSPESGPPKHLAVQLNRALTELLVKYPQATVFGEDVAEKGGVYHVTTGLYRKFGPGRVFNTILDEQSILGLAQGLATLGLLPIPEIQYLAYVHNAEDQLRGEACSTQYFSCDQFRNPMVVRIAGLGYQKGFGGHFHNDNSLAALRDIPGLVLAVPARGDDAVGMLRTAMALAAVDGRVVVFLEPIALYMTKDLHADGDGLWLTDYPAPEHQIPVGEGRVYHPEARELLVLSYANGLYFALRAAKRLSEQHGLPTRVVDLRWLNPLNEEFIAAQAAECRAVLVVDEGRRTGGVGEAILGVLAERCRPLPPVARVAGEDCYIPLGPAARLVLPSEEQIVEAALRLSPR; encoded by the coding sequence ATGATCAACCGCGCCGAAATCGTCGATCGCAACTACGTCAAGCTGCTCACCGAGTGGAAGGAGGAGGTGCCGCGCCGCGCACCGGAGCTCCCCGTGCGCGAGGGCGCTCCGCTCACCGGAGCCGCGCTGCTCGAGCTCGCCGAGGCGCAGCTCGTCTGCCGCCACCTGGACCTCGCCGCGCGGGAGCTCCGGGCTCTCGACCAGTCCTACTACACCATCGGGAGCGCGGGGCACGAGGGGAACGCCGTCCTCGGGCGCGTCACACGGCACACCGACCCTGCGCTACTGCACTACCGCAGCGGCGCCCTCGTGGCGGAGCGCGCGCGGCAGCGCCCCGAGGTCGACGTCGTACGCGACACGCTGCTCGGCCTCGTGGCCTCGCGCGAGGAGCCGATCGCCGGCGGGCGACACAAGGTGTGGGGGAGCCGACCGCTCTGGATCCTGCCCCAGACCAGCACCATCGCCAGCCACCTGCCCAAGGCGGTGGGCCTCGCCGTAGCGATCGAGCGCTCGCGGCGGCTCGCGCAGACGCCCCCGCTCCCGCGGGACAGCATCGTCCTCTGCAGCTTCGGCGACGCGAGTCTGAACCACAGCACCGCGCAGGGGGCGATCAACGCCGCGCTCTATTCCGCCCACCGCCGCCTCCCCGTGCCGATCCTCTTCGTCTGCGAGGACAACGGCATCGGCATCTCGACGCGAACGCCCGTCGACTGGGTACGCACCACCTGCGGCTCCCGGCCCCACCTGCGCTACTTCTTCGCCGACGGGCGCGACCTCGTCGAGACCCACCGCGTCGCCGAGGAGGCGGCGCGCGTCTGCCGCGAGCAGCGGGTGCCGGTCTTCCTGCACCTGCAGGTCGTGCGCCTCCTCGGCCACGCCGGCAGCGACTACGAAGGGGCCTACCGTACGAAAGAGGAGATCGAGGCCACCGAGGCGCTCGACCCCCTGCTCGCCACGGCCCGGCTCGTCCTGCGCGCAGGGCTCGCGAGCCCGGAGGAGCTCCTCTCCCGCTACGAGGCGCTCCGACGCCGGGTCCGCGAGGAGGCGAGCTACGCCGTGTCGCGACCGAAGCTCACCAGCGCGGCCGAGGTGCTCGAACCCCTCGCCCCCCACCACCCCGATCGGGTCGCCACCGAGGCCGGGCGCCCTCTCGCCGAGGAGCAGCGTGCGCTCGCCTTCGGCTCCGGCGCGCAGAGCCCCGAGAGCGGCCCGCCGAAGCACCTCGCCGTGCAGCTGAACCGCGCGCTGACCGAGCTGCTCGTGAAGTACCCCCAGGCCACCGTCTTCGGCGAGGACGTGGCCGAAAAGGGGGGCGTCTACCACGTCACCACCGGCCTCTACCGCAAGTTCGGCCCCGGACGGGTCTTCAACACCATCCTCGACGAGCAGTCGATCCTGGGCCTCGCGCAGGGGCTGGCCACCCTCGGGCTCCTGCCCATCCCCGAGATCCAGTACCTGGCCTACGTCCACAACGCCGAGGACCAGCTCCGGGGCGAGGCCTGCTCCACGCAGTACTTCTCCTGCGACCAGTTCCGAAACCCCATGGTGGTGCGCATCGCCGGCCTCGGCTACCAGAAGGGCTTCGGCGGGCACTTCCACAACGACAACAGCCTCGCCGCGCTGCGCGACATACCGGGCCTGGTCCTCGCCGTTCCAGCGCGCGGCGACGACGCCGTCGGGATGCTGCGCACGGCGATGGCGCTCGCGGCCGTCGACGGACGCGTAGTGGTCTTCCTCGAGCCCATCGCGCTCTACATGACGAAGGATCTCCACGCCGACGGCGACGGGCTCTGGCTCACCGACTACCCCGCCCCAGAGCACCAGATCCCCGTCGGAGAGGGGCGCGTCTACCACCCGGAGGCCCGCGAGCTGCTCGTCCTGAGCTATGCGAACGGGCTCTACTTCGCGCTGCGCGCCGCGAAGCGCCTCTCGGAGCAGCACGGCCTGCCCACGCGCGTGGTGGACCTGCGCTGGCTGAACCCGCTGAACGAGGAGTTCATCGCCGCGCAGGCGGCGGAGTGTCGCGCGGTGCTGGTCGTCGACGAGGGGCGGAGGACCGGCGGCGTGGGGGAGGCCATCCTCGGCGTCCTCGCGGAGCGCTGTCGCCCGTTGCCTCCCGTGGCGCGCGTCGCCGGCGAGGACTGCTACATCCCGCTGGGTCCCGCCGCGCGGCTCGTCTTGCCGAGCGAGGAGCAGATCGTGGAGGCGGCCCTCCGGCTCAGCCCTCGCTAA
- a CDS encoding FeoA domain-containing protein: MGRDGTWISAVIAATAAAVLVFWPRLGLLARGRAWREWRERARMEDALKHLLGREHQGRHASPESLAGALKLSPQKVLGVITRMEARGLLQSVAQGLHLTAEGERWALQVVRAHRLWERYLADEAGLPVERIHRAAERAEHRLTATQVDALDAHLGHPQADPHGDPIPAADGTVNPHVGVPLTDWPHDKVCEIVHVEDEPEVLFRQIVALGLRPGMQLRVIEADRTRLVISDGIEEHRLAPALAASIHVQVVAEPASRPEGVVSLDELRDGEEAEVVALDPLCRGFNRRRLLDLGLTPGAAIYPALRNVFGDPRAFRVRGTLIALRREQTPHIWVRRRSPPAPESATPQSEGGAS; this comes from the coding sequence ATGGGGCGCGACGGCACGTGGATTAGCGCGGTCATCGCGGCGACGGCGGCCGCGGTGCTGGTGTTCTGGCCCAGGCTCGGGCTCCTGGCGCGAGGCCGCGCGTGGCGCGAGTGGCGGGAGCGGGCCCGCATGGAGGACGCGCTCAAGCACCTCCTGGGTCGGGAACACCAGGGACGACACGCCAGCCCCGAGTCTCTCGCCGGAGCCCTCAAGCTCTCGCCGCAGAAGGTGCTCGGCGTGATCACGCGCATGGAGGCACGAGGGCTCTTGCAGTCCGTCGCGCAGGGTCTTCACCTCACGGCAGAGGGCGAGCGCTGGGCCCTGCAGGTCGTCCGCGCGCACCGCCTCTGGGAGCGCTACCTGGCCGACGAGGCGGGCCTGCCCGTCGAGCGGATCCACCGCGCGGCGGAACGGGCCGAACACCGGCTGACGGCGACCCAGGTGGACGCGCTCGACGCGCACCTCGGTCACCCGCAGGCCGACCCCCACGGCGATCCGATCCCCGCCGCCGACGGGACGGTCAACCCCCACGTCGGGGTCCCTCTCACCGACTGGCCGCACGACAAGGTCTGCGAGATCGTCCACGTGGAGGACGAGCCGGAGGTGCTCTTTCGCCAGATCGTGGCGCTGGGGCTCCGCCCCGGGATGCAGCTGCGGGTCATCGAGGCCGACCGGACGCGCCTCGTGATCAGCGACGGCATCGAGGAGCACCGCCTTGCCCCGGCGCTCGCGGCGAGCATCCACGTCCAGGTCGTGGCCGAGCCCGCCTCCCGCCCGGAAGGGGTCGTCTCGCTCGACGAGCTCCGTGACGGCGAGGAAGCCGAGGTCGTGGCGCTCGACCCGCTCTGCCGCGGGTTCAACCGCCGACGCCTGCTCGACCTCGGGCTGACCCCCGGGGCGGCCATCTACCCTGCCCTGCGCAACGTCTTCGGCGACCCGCGCGCCTTCCGCGTGCGCGGCACCCTCATCGCCCTCCGGCGGGAGCAGACGCCGCACATCTGGGTGCGGCGCCGGTCGCCGCCGGCGCCCGAGTCCGCGACGCCGCAATCCGAAGGGGGGGCCTCGTGA
- a CDS encoding site-specific DNA-methyltransferase, protein MYAANAPVQLQREYFRNNDDTFTLHRGDCREVLADLPAESVDLIFADPPYFLSNGGITCQSGRMVSVDKGAWDASAGVEENHAFNLSWLAACRRVLKPNGTIFVSGTRHVIYSVGFAMQQLGFKMLNDISWYKVTPPPNLSCRYFVHSTETILWAARDERSRHYFAYEVMKAENGGKQMQSLWSVLPPLKAEKRHGKHPTQKPLTLLERILRAASVEGDVVLDPFAGSGTTGIASARLGRRYVGIELNPEYLELTLSRYRDLDGERAQTTRSPRRGPARVG, encoded by the coding sequence ATGTACGCAGCCAACGCGCCGGTTCAGCTCCAGAGGGAGTATTTCCGTAATAACGACGACACCTTCACGCTGCATCGGGGGGACTGCCGGGAGGTGCTGGCGGACCTCCCCGCCGAGAGCGTGGACCTCATCTTCGCCGACCCGCCCTACTTCCTCTCTAACGGTGGGATCACCTGTCAGTCGGGGCGCATGGTGAGCGTGGACAAGGGGGCCTGGGACGCGTCCGCGGGGGTCGAGGAGAACCACGCCTTCAACCTGAGCTGGCTAGCCGCCTGCCGCCGCGTCCTCAAACCGAACGGCACGATCTTCGTCTCGGGGACACGCCACGTCATCTACAGCGTGGGCTTCGCGATGCAGCAGCTCGGCTTCAAGATGCTGAACGACATCAGCTGGTACAAGGTAACCCCCCCGCCGAACCTGAGCTGCCGGTACTTCGTGCACTCGACCGAGACCATCCTCTGGGCCGCGCGAGACGAGCGCAGTCGCCACTACTTCGCCTACGAGGTGATGAAGGCCGAGAACGGCGGCAAGCAGATGCAGAGCCTCTGGTCAGTGCTGCCTCCGCTCAAGGCGGAGAAGCGGCACGGCAAGCACCCGACGCAGAAGCCGCTCACGCTGCTCGAGCGTATCCTGCGCGCGGCCAGCGTCGAAGGCGACGTGGTCCTCGACCCCTTCGCCGGCAGCGGCACCACCGGGATCGCGAGCGCTCGCCTCGGCCGGCGCTACGTCGGCATCGAGCTCAACCCCGAGTACCTGGAGCTCACGCTGAGCCGCTATCGCGACCTGGACGGCGAGCGGGCGCAGACCACGCGCTCGCCGCGGCGCGGGCCGGCCCGCGTCGGCTAG